From the Desulfovibrio sp. JY genome, one window contains:
- a CDS encoding DUF459 domain-containing protein yields MRPIQRLPTSHDPCAKAPNTGSAHARRGGKGRILPLLLACALCFMAVSCKGESGETTQPDSVLTPSDLFFRRAPKPPHASPLRVLVVGDSLSISLGEQMEHALAGAVGIDYTRDGTRSTGLTRPELLDWPARLRERVAGDPPDVVVIMIGANDVMPVEGPDGSRVFFDNPAWPEAYAAKARELVAICRAANPHVRVYWVGVPAMGEAELAKGAIQVNAALSSMCAATPGCRFIDTHAAFSDPDGHYSRHGRDGATGEHLTLRTADGVHMTEAGARLLGGVVLAGIAKREHLPPIAGVDELRAYARDVHPTPDQTAAAEPQAKPKKTKARPSGKVYTVKKGDTLRLIARRLGISADDLMEINPKVEATRLSLGQSLRLPVKR; encoded by the coding sequence ATGCGACCAATACAACGGCTTCCAACAAGCCATGACCCTTGCGCCAAGGCGCCAAACACCGGTTCAGCCCACGCCCGCCGTGGCGGGAAGGGGCGCATTCTCCCGCTGCTTTTGGCCTGTGCCTTGTGTTTCATGGCCGTCTCCTGCAAAGGCGAAAGCGGGGAGACGACCCAGCCCGACAGCGTGCTGACCCCGTCGGACCTCTTTTTCCGACGCGCCCCCAAACCGCCCCACGCCTCCCCCCTGCGGGTGCTCGTCGTCGGCGATTCGCTCTCGATCAGCCTCGGCGAGCAGATGGAACACGCCCTCGCCGGCGCGGTGGGCATCGACTACACCCGCGACGGCACGCGCTCGACCGGGCTGACCAGACCCGAGCTCCTCGACTGGCCGGCCAGGCTGCGCGAACGCGTTGCCGGCGATCCGCCGGACGTGGTGGTCATCATGATCGGGGCCAACGACGTCATGCCCGTGGAAGGGCCGGACGGCAGCCGCGTGTTCTTCGACAACCCCGCCTGGCCCGAGGCCTATGCCGCCAAGGCGCGCGAGCTGGTGGCCATCTGCCGCGCGGCCAATCCCCACGTCCGGGTCTATTGGGTGGGGGTGCCGGCCATGGGCGAGGCCGAACTGGCCAAGGGCGCGATCCAGGTCAACGCGGCGCTTTCGTCCATGTGCGCCGCCACGCCGGGCTGCCGTTTCATCGACACCCACGCGGCCTTCAGCGATCCCGACGGCCACTACAGCCGCCACGGCCGCGACGGCGCGACCGGCGAGCACCTGACCCTGCGCACGGCCGACGGCGTGCATATGACGGAAGCCGGGGCCAGGCTCCTCGGCGGCGTCGTCCTGGCCGGCATCGCCAAGCGGGAACATCTGCCCCCCATCGCCGGCGTGGACGAACTGCGCGCTTACGCCCGGGACGTCCACCCCACCCCCGACCAGACCGCCGCCGCGGAGCCGCAGGCGAAACCCAAAAAGACCAAGGCCAGGCCGTCCGGCAAGGTCTATACGGTGAAAAAAGGGGACACCCTTCGCCTCATCGCCCGCCGACTGGGGATTTCCGCCGACGATCTCATGGAAATCAATCCCAAGGTGGAAGCCACCCGCCTGTCGCTCGGGCAGTCCCTGCGACTGCCGGTCAAACGCTGA
- a CDS encoding PAS domain S-box protein: protein MEFFPKSMLLGLANNAALLLVLAFLYDSFTRAEAVHASFPRRVLMGLCLGVIAMAVMLNPWELRPGLFFDTRSILLGVTGLFFGFVPTALATVMVACLRLGQGGVGLYAGVAVSIASGLIGLAWRQWRKDRLAGLGLGELYVFGLVVHVAMLACMLLLPGHYALMTLRRVTLPVLLVYPLVTAGLGLLMVRRLARNQLVLHLAESESRYQSLFENNHAVMLLIDPESGAVVDANPSACAYYGWTREEIRQKRMHEINTLPPDAVKAAMETATTRRATTFNFRHRLADGRIREVEVNAGPIRLMGRELLYSVIIDVTDRLEAQHRLIESETRFRQLVEHAPSGVFVQTDGVFAYANPQARSFLGADTPEALIGTAALDRVAIHDQDRARARIHDLNVNRRAAPLVEETMLRLDGEAFLAEVAAVPVAWDGKDGALVFFRDITERKRDEERLRLGEARMQSLFAVTQMEAADLDELLVHAVEEVRRLTGSRFGCIFLQDEADGRLSRVAEACDAQCLRHRPDGFFERHVPGQWSEALATRRPVVVPAGKAGSDGETVCVPIVSDERVVAMLVVAGKREPYDASDMRSISLFLDTVWRMVARRRDAAALLAAKEAAERASRVKSEFLANMSHELRTPLNGIQGMTQLLATTSLTPEQHEYVHAALISCRRLTRLLGDILDLSRVESGKLTLLPEPFRLADLLSAVTAAFMPICREAGIDWGTEVAPGVPEVLFGDEGRVRQVLYNLVGNAVKFTKAGGVRLEVWAGPANASGYGSVFFAVTDTGVGIPESELERVFEAFHQVERSFSRRFQGAGLGLAIVRRLLDLMQGTISVESEVGRGTRCVCALPLVQPRAQGDESRALPTAAAPGTATGVRVLVAEDDAINAMGISRMLEKLGHVVTVARNGQEAVELALTIRPDCIFMDVGMPVLDGVKATARIRERTRDAGQNPIPVIAMTAHAMAGDKENLLAAGMDDYVSKPVDQEALAAALARACGKSAS from the coding sequence ATGGAATTTTTCCCCAAAAGCATGCTCCTTGGCCTCGCCAACAATGCGGCCTTGCTGCTCGTGTTGGCTTTTCTCTACGATTCGTTCACCAGGGCCGAAGCGGTGCACGCCTCGTTTCCCCGGCGCGTCCTGATGGGGCTTTGCCTGGGCGTCATCGCCATGGCCGTGATGCTCAACCCCTGGGAGCTGCGCCCCGGGCTTTTCTTCGATACCCGATCCATCCTGCTCGGCGTGACCGGGCTCTTTTTCGGTTTCGTGCCCACGGCCCTGGCCACGGTCATGGTGGCCTGCCTGCGTCTGGGGCAAGGCGGCGTCGGCCTGTATGCGGGCGTTGCGGTCAGCATCGCCTCGGGCCTGATCGGATTGGCCTGGCGGCAATGGCGCAAGGACCGGCTGGCCGGGTTGGGGCTTGGGGAACTCTATGTTTTCGGCCTTGTCGTGCATGTGGCCATGTTGGCCTGCATGCTGCTGTTGCCGGGCCATTATGCGCTGATGACGCTTCGCCGCGTCACCTTGCCGGTGCTGCTTGTTTATCCGTTGGTGACGGCTGGCCTGGGTCTGCTCATGGTGCGTCGGCTGGCCCGGAACCAGCTTGTCCTGCACCTTGCCGAGAGCGAATCGCGCTATCAGAGCCTTTTTGAAAACAACCATGCCGTCATGCTGCTGATCGACCCGGAGTCCGGCGCCGTGGTCGACGCCAATCCCTCGGCCTGCGCCTATTACGGTTGGACGCGCGAGGAGATCCGGCAGAAAAGAATGCATGAGATCAACACGCTGCCGCCTGATGCCGTGAAGGCAGCCATGGAAACCGCAACGACCCGGCGGGCCACGACCTTCAACTTCCGCCACCGTCTGGCCGACGGACGTATCCGGGAGGTCGAGGTCAATGCCGGACCAATCCGCCTCATGGGGCGGGAGCTGCTGTATTCCGTGATCATCGATGTCACGGACCGCCTGGAGGCCCAACATCGCCTGATCGAAAGCGAAACACGGTTTCGCCAGCTCGTGGAGCATGCCCCAAGCGGCGTTTTCGTGCAGACCGATGGCGTTTTTGCCTACGCCAATCCCCAGGCCCGCAGCTTTCTGGGCGCGGATACGCCCGAAGCCTTGATCGGTACGGCGGCGCTGGATCGGGTCGCCATTCACGACCAGGACCGGGCGCGCGCGCGTATCCATGACCTCAATGTCAACAGGCGTGCCGCGCCCTTGGTCGAGGAAACCATGCTGCGCCTGGACGGGGAGGCGTTTTTGGCCGAAGTGGCCGCGGTCCCTGTCGCCTGGGACGGCAAGGACGGGGCGCTGGTCTTTTTCCGGGACATCACCGAGCGCAAGCGCGACGAAGAGCGCCTGCGCCTGGGGGAAGCCCGGATGCAAAGCCTTTTTGCCGTAACCCAGATGGAGGCGGCTGACCTCGACGAACTGCTTGTCCATGCCGTGGAAGAGGTCAGGCGGCTGACCGGGAGCCGGTTCGGCTGCATTTTTTTGCAGGACGAAGCGGACGGTCGGCTGTCGCGGGTGGCCGAGGCATGCGATGCGCAGTGCCTGCGCCATCGACCGGATGGTTTTTTTGAGCGGCATGTTCCGGGGCAATGGTCCGAGGCGCTGGCGACGCGCCGTCCCGTGGTCGTACCTGCGGGGAAGGCGGGCAGTGACGGCGAGACGGTGTGCGTGCCCATCGTTTCGGACGAGAGGGTGGTGGCGATGCTGGTCGTCGCCGGCAAGCGGGAACCCTACGATGCCTCCGACATGCGCTCCATCTCCCTGTTCCTGGACACTGTTTGGCGGATGGTGGCCAGGCGGCGCGATGCGGCCGCGTTGCTTGCGGCCAAGGAGGCGGCGGAACGCGCCAGCCGGGTCAAAAGCGAGTTTCTGGCCAACATGAGTCATGAGCTGCGCACCCCCTTAAACGGCATTCAGGGCATGACCCAACTGCTCGCCACGACCAGCCTCACGCCCGAACAGCATGAATACGTACACGCCGCCCTGATTTCCTGCCGCCGGCTGACGCGTCTTCTGGGCGACATCCTCGACCTGTCCCGGGTGGAATCCGGCAAGCTCACCTTGCTCCCCGAACCGTTTCGACTGGCGGACCTTCTGTCCGCGGTGACCGCGGCGTTCATGCCGATTTGCCGCGAGGCGGGAATCGATTGGGGCACGGAAGTCGCCCCGGGCGTGCCCGAGGTCCTTTTCGGCGACGAGGGCCGGGTGCGCCAGGTCCTCTACAATCTGGTCGGCAACGCCGTGAAATTCACCAAAGCCGGCGGCGTACGCCTCGAGGTTTGGGCCGGTCCGGCCAATGCCTCGGGCTACGGCAGCGTGTTTTTTGCTGTGACCGATACCGGGGTCGGCATTCCCGAATCGGAACTGGAGCGGGTCTTCGAGGCCTTTCACCAGGTGGAGCGGTCGTTTTCCCGGCGCTTCCAGGGGGCGGGACTCGGCCTTGCCATCGTGCGCCGTCTGCTCGACCTGATGCAGGGAACCATCAGCGTGGAAAGCGAGGTCGGCCGGGGCACGCGCTGCGTGTGCGCCCTGCCGCTCGTACAGCCGCGGGCGCAGGGCGACGAGAGCCGAGCCCTCCCGACCGCCGCCGCGCCGGGGACGGCAACCGGCGTGCGCGTTCTGGTCGCCGAGGACGACGCCATAAACGCCATGGGCATCAGCCGCATGCTGGAAAAGCTCGGCCATGTCGTGACCGTGGCCCGCAATGGTCAGGAGGCCGTGGAGCTTGCCTTGACCATACGCCCCGACTGCATCTTCATGGATGTGGGCATGCCGGTCCTGGACGGCGTCAAGGCCACGGCGCGCATCCGGGAGAGAACCCGGGATGCCGGGCAAAATCCCATCCCGGTCATCGCCATGACGGCCCACGCCATGGCCGGGGACAAGGAAAACCTGCTGGCCGCCGGCATGGACGACTACGTGTCCAAGCCCGTGGACCAGGAGGCCCTGGCCGCGGCGCTTGCGCGGGCCTGTGGCAAGAGTGCGTCCTAG
- a CDS encoding sigma-54 dependent transcriptional regulator, which yields MNQAQILVVDDDAGHLSMLRTVLSGWGYAPQGASDGEQAVAMVREKAYDAVLLDVRMAGMGGMEALTRIKEYNPSVPVIIMTAYSSVETAIAALKTGAYDYLTKPLDLDVLRLTLERALDHMRLAAENASLREQLGPVAGGPEIIGKSKAMRDLFNMIGMVAPTEATVLITGESGTGKELVAKAIHAGSPRSSGPLVAVNCAALSESLLESELFGHEKGAFTGAERRREGRFLAANKGSIFLDEIGEIAQPIQAKLLRVIQEREIQRVGGDKPVGVDVRILAATNRDLKKEVEEGRFREDLYYRLNVVIVTVPPLRKRAEDIPLLAQFFLARFAEKNRKRIKGFTPSAMDHLIRCPWPGNVRELENAVERAVILSVGEYVSERELPLCDPIGTRVDAAAGAGDVGGLAGRPLDDVEREVILATLDSCGGNKSEAARVLGITRATLHKKLKKYGED from the coding sequence ATGAACCAGGCGCAAATACTTGTGGTTGACGACGACGCCGGGCATTTGTCCATGTTGCGGACGGTGCTTTCCGGCTGGGGCTATGCCCCGCAAGGGGCTTCCGACGGTGAGCAGGCCGTGGCCATGGTCCGGGAGAAGGCCTACGACGCCGTGCTGCTCGACGTGCGCATGGCCGGCATGGGCGGCATGGAGGCGCTCACGCGCATCAAGGAGTACAACCCTTCGGTGCCGGTCATCATCATGACGGCCTATTCGTCGGTGGAAACGGCTATCGCGGCGCTCAAGACCGGAGCTTACGACTACCTGACCAAGCCCCTCGACCTCGACGTGTTGCGCCTGACCTTGGAGCGGGCGCTGGACCATATGCGTCTGGCGGCGGAAAACGCCTCGCTTCGCGAACAGCTCGGCCCCGTGGCCGGCGGGCCGGAAATCATCGGCAAATCCAAGGCGATGCGTGATCTTTTCAACATGATCGGCATGGTCGCCCCCACCGAGGCCACGGTGCTCATTACCGGGGAATCCGGCACGGGCAAGGAGCTTGTGGCCAAGGCCATCCACGCCGGCAGCCCCAGGTCCTCCGGGCCGCTCGTGGCCGTCAACTGCGCGGCGTTAAGCGAATCCCTTCTCGAATCGGAACTTTTCGGCCATGAAAAAGGGGCCTTCACCGGGGCCGAGCGCCGCCGGGAAGGGCGGTTTCTGGCCGCCAACAAGGGCTCCATCTTCCTCGACGAGATCGGTGAGATCGCCCAGCCCATCCAGGCCAAGCTGTTGCGCGTCATTCAGGAGCGCGAAATCCAGCGCGTGGGCGGGGACAAGCCGGTGGGCGTGGATGTGCGCATTCTGGCCGCCACCAACCGCGACCTCAAAAAGGAAGTGGAGGAAGGGCGGTTTCGCGAGGACCTTTATTACCGGCTCAATGTCGTGATCGTGACCGTGCCGCCGCTGCGGAAGCGCGCCGAGGACATTCCGCTGCTGGCCCAGTTCTTCCTGGCCCGGTTCGCCGAGAAAAACCGCAAGCGCATCAAGGGGTTCACCCCTTCGGCCATGGACCACCTCATCCGCTGCCCCTGGCCCGGCAACGTGCGTGAACTGGAAAACGCCGTGGAGCGCGCGGTGATCTTGTCCGTCGGCGAATATGTTTCCGAGCGTGAGTTGCCCCTTTGCGATCCCATCGGGACCAGGGTGGATGCGGCGGCCGGCGCGGGGGACGTGGGCGGGCTGGCCGGACGGCCACTGGACGATGTGGAGCGCGAGGTCATCCTGGCCACCCTCGATTCCTGCGGCGGCAACAAGAGTGAGGCCGCCCGCGTGCTCGGCATCACCCGTGCAACCTTGCACAAAAAGCTCAAGAAATATGGCGAAGATTAG
- a CDS encoding PAS domain-containing protein, whose protein sequence is MDFMQNRLLTRARNALAFLRRNPFRGASSPLLVIGAAVILAAVVITMAVIDLGREKQYVTQLLLEKGAALIKAFEAGTRTGMRGGFGANIRLQHLLEETANQPGIFYIAVTDTGGRILAHNDAKRIGDQLFSPEAMRDLAPEATEKWRLAKEDDGRESFLVYRRFIPSSRGGRGLHGFHGNHSSMHDPGFFCTDDCDVPGARRDLRGMPLVIFVGLDVAPIEAARRVDLQNTLTTAGVLLVLGLGGVLALFWAQSYRAQRRALRQTTALASEVVAAMPAGLLLVAPDGRVAMANGAAENLAGVVSGGLVGRPAGEVLPPDLLDGAEGGERQMDVAISGGAPIALGVAVSAVRTEEGTPVGSLVVLRDLREMRRLEAEIRRREKLAAVGNLAAGVAHEIRNPLSSIRGYAAYFGAKFAPGSEDRQAAEVMVREVDRLNRVISELIEFARPSDIKRRPVRLADLASHAARLTLPDATARGVSVDISGAADGPEVTADPDRLTQALLNLCLNAIQAMQPGGVMTLAAGTAPDGRAFLSVADTGGGIDDTERDRIFDPYYTTKPHGTGLGLPIAHKIVAAHGGEIVLAARPDGGTVATVYLPSDNRRRESGES, encoded by the coding sequence ATGGATTTTATGCAGAACAGGCTTCTGACGCGCGCAAGGAATGCGCTGGCGTTTCTCCGGCGAAATCCTTTTCGCGGGGCTTCGTCGCCCTTGCTGGTCATCGGTGCGGCCGTGATCCTGGCGGCCGTCGTCATCACCATGGCCGTCATCGACCTGGGCCGCGAAAAGCAATACGTCACCCAACTCTTGCTGGAAAAAGGCGCGGCTCTGATAAAGGCCTTCGAAGCCGGCACCCGCACGGGCATGCGCGGCGGCTTCGGAGCCAATATCCGGTTGCAGCACCTGCTCGAGGAAACGGCCAACCAGCCCGGCATCTTCTATATCGCCGTCACGGACACGGGCGGTCGCATCCTGGCCCACAACGACGCCAAGCGCATCGGCGACCAGCTCTTCAGCCCCGAGGCCATGCGGGATCTGGCCCCGGAAGCCACGGAGAAATGGCGTCTGGCCAAGGAAGACGACGGCCGCGAGTCCTTTCTGGTCTACCGGCGTTTTATTCCCTCGTCGCGGGGGGGGAGAGGACTCCACGGCTTCCATGGCAATCATTCCTCCATGCACGATCCCGGTTTTTTCTGCACGGACGACTGCGACGTGCCCGGGGCACGGCGCGACTTGCGCGGCATGCCCCTGGTCATTTTCGTCGGCCTCGACGTCGCCCCCATCGAGGCCGCCCGCCGGGTCGATCTCCAAAACACCCTGACCACGGCCGGCGTGCTGCTGGTCCTCGGGCTTGGCGGCGTGTTGGCCCTTTTCTGGGCTCAAAGCTACCGCGCCCAGCGCCGGGCCTTGCGACAGACCACGGCCCTGGCCTCGGAAGTGGTGGCCGCCATGCCGGCGGGACTGCTGCTCGTGGCCCCGGACGGCCGGGTGGCCATGGCCAACGGCGCGGCTGAAAACCTGGCCGGCGTGGTCTCCGGGGGCCTTGTCGGTCGGCCGGCCGGCGAGGTGTTGCCGCCGGACCTCCTCGATGGCGCGGAGGGCGGCGAGCGCCAGATGGACGTGGCCATAAGCGGTGGCGCGCCCATTGCCCTTGGCGTGGCGGTCTCGGCCGTGCGCACCGAGGAAGGAACGCCCGTGGGATCGCTGGTTGTGCTGCGGGACCTGCGTGAGATGCGTCGGCTGGAAGCCGAGATACGGCGGCGCGAGAAGCTGGCCGCCGTCGGCAACCTGGCTGCCGGGGTAGCCCACGAAATACGGAATCCCCTGAGCTCCATCCGGGGCTACGCCGCCTATTTCGGGGCCAAGTTCGCCCCGGGCAGTGAGGACCGGCAGGCGGCCGAGGTCATGGTTCGCGAGGTGGACCGTTTAAACCGCGTCATCTCCGAGCTGATCGAATTCGCCCGGCCCTCGGACATCAAGCGCCGGCCGGTGCGTCTGGCCGATCTGGCCTCCCACGCCGCCCGGCTGACCCTGCCCGACGCCACGGCCCGGGGCGTGTCCGTGGACATCTCCGGCGCGGCCGACGGGCCGGAAGTCACCGCTGATCCGGACCGTCTTACCCAGGCGTTGCTCAATTTGTGCCTAAACGCCATACAGGCCATGCAGCCCGGCGGCGTCATGACCCTGGCCGCGGGCACCGCCCCGGACGGGCGGGCGTTCTTGTCCGTGGCCGATACCGGCGGCGGCATCGACGACACGGAGCGCGACCGGATTTTCGATCCGTATTATACCACCAAACCGCATGGGACCGGACTGGGGCTGCCCATTGCCCACAAGATCGTGGCGGCCCACGGCGGCGAGATCGTCCTGGCCGCCCGGCCGGACGGCGGCACCGTGGCCACGGTGTACCTGCCGTCCGACAACCGGCGGCGCGAAAGCGGGGAATCATGA
- a CDS encoding MCP four helix bundle domain-containing protein encodes MRNLKLGVKLIGGFLLSAAITLVVGLVGLAGLSTVSNQLSIVTDVDMPTVRDLQLIKIAGESIRVAQRTLLVPGVPEKDRKRQYDNIARVRDSYHEAWNEYEKLPKTEKARRLWQEFVPAWQEWVKINNETFDAAREWDKSDLGDPNVLSGKIAKFRGDHYKLLSDAWALALSGAPLTGGDDATACAFGQWLDSEGRDIKNPVFRKNLAAIQPVHEALHRAVAKLKALAARNAPREEQIALVQHDVIPAVEKTMSHFAAMGEEVARIEATYANMRQQAMVTTRDKQIRCFKLLDELMADSLASAQKGKKDGEEAASRAMVMLVSGIGIGVLLAVVLGLIISRMITKPVLLGVRAAEGLAAGDLNQRIDLDQKDEIGALAAALRHMIAKLREVVGQVQGGAENVASGSEELSATTQSLSQGATEQAASVEEISSSMEQMAANIRQNADNAKQTEQMALKTARDTESGGQAVAQTVSAMKQIAEKIGIIEEIARQTNLLALNAAIEAARAGEHGKGFAVVAAEVRKLAERSGNAAGEISELSSSSVKIAENAGELLARIVPDIKRTTELIQEIAASSVEQNAGAEQVNRAIQQLDQVVQQNASASEEMASTAEELSGQALQLQETVSYFRLDTVHRARRVAPKAIAAKPAPAVKPTAKPQAKGTSGVSLDLSSDTSDDEFERF; translated from the coding sequence ATGCGGAATCTGAAACTCGGGGTCAAACTCATCGGTGGTTTCCTTCTCAGCGCCGCCATCACGCTCGTTGTCGGGTTGGTGGGGCTGGCAGGGTTGTCGACCGTTTCCAACCAGTTAAGCATCGTCACCGACGTCGACATGCCGACCGTGCGTGATCTGCAACTCATAAAGATCGCAGGCGAATCCATTCGTGTGGCCCAGCGGACCCTGCTCGTGCCCGGCGTGCCCGAAAAGGACCGCAAACGCCAGTACGACAACATCGCCCGTGTCCGCGACAGCTACCACGAAGCCTGGAACGAATACGAAAAGCTGCCCAAAACGGAAAAGGCGAGGCGCCTCTGGCAGGAATTCGTGCCCGCTTGGCAGGAATGGGTCAAAATCAACAACGAGACGTTCGACGCGGCCCGGGAATGGGACAAGTCCGACCTTGGCGACCCCAACGTGTTAAGCGGCAAGATCGCCAAATTCCGCGGCGACCATTACAAGCTTTTGAGCGATGCCTGGGCCTTGGCCCTTTCCGGCGCGCCCCTGACCGGTGGGGATGACGCCACGGCCTGCGCCTTCGGCCAGTGGCTCGACAGCGAGGGCCGCGACATCAAGAACCCCGTCTTCCGCAAGAACCTGGCCGCAATCCAGCCCGTCCACGAGGCGCTGCACAGGGCCGTGGCCAAACTCAAGGCGCTGGCTGCCCGCAACGCCCCGCGCGAGGAACAGATCGCCCTCGTGCAGCACGACGTCATACCCGCCGTAGAAAAGACCATGAGCCACTTTGCCGCCATGGGCGAGGAAGTGGCCCGTATCGAGGCGACTTACGCCAACATGCGCCAGCAGGCCATGGTCACCACGCGGGACAAACAAATCCGGTGCTTCAAACTGCTCGACGAGCTCATGGCCGACTCCCTGGCCTCCGCCCAGAAGGGCAAGAAGGACGGCGAGGAAGCCGCCTCCCGGGCAATGGTCATGCTGGTCTCGGGCATCGGCATCGGCGTGCTGTTGGCCGTGGTGCTCGGGCTCATCATTTCCCGCATGATTACCAAACCCGTCCTCCTCGGGGTCCGGGCGGCCGAGGGACTGGCCGCCGGCGACCTCAACCAGCGCATCGATCTCGACCAGAAAGACGAAATCGGCGCACTGGCGGCGGCGCTGCGCCACATGATCGCCAAGCTGCGCGAGGTGGTGGGACAGGTCCAGGGCGGGGCGGAAAACGTGGCCTCGGGCTCGGAGGAGCTTTCGGCCACGACCCAGAGCCTGTCGCAAGGCGCGACGGAACAGGCGGCCAGCGTCGAGGAGATCTCGTCGTCCATGGAACAGATGGCCGCCAATATCCGCCAGAACGCCGACAACGCCAAGCAGACCGAACAGATGGCGCTCAAGACGGCCAGGGATACTGAAAGCGGCGGCCAGGCCGTGGCCCAGACCGTTTCGGCCATGAAGCAGATCGCCGAAAAAATCGGCATCATCGAGGAAATCGCCCGCCAGACCAACCTGCTGGCCCTCAATGCCGCCATCGAAGCGGCTCGGGCCGGCGAACACGGCAAGGGCTTCGCTGTGGTGGCGGCCGAGGTGCGCAAGCTGGCCGAGCGCAGCGGCAACGCCGCCGGCGAGATCAGCGAGCTGTCCTCCTCGAGCGTCAAAATCGCCGAAAACGCCGGAGAGTTGCTGGCCCGCATCGTGCCCGACATCAAGCGCACGACCGAACTCATCCAGGAAATCGCGGCCTCGAGCGTGGAACAAAACGCCGGCGCCGAACAGGTCAACCGGGCCATCCAGCAGCTCGACCAGGTGGTGCAGCAAAACGCATCGGCCTCCGAGGAAATGGCCTCCACCGCGGAAGAGCTCTCGGGGCAGGCCCTCCAGCTCCAGGAAACCGTCTCCTATTTCCGCCTGGACACGGTGCACAGAGCTCGCCGCGTCGCGCCCAAGGCCATTGCCGCCAAACCGGCACCCGCGGTCAAACCGACGGCCAAGCCCCAGGCCAAGGGCACAAGCGGCGTGTCCCTCGACCTTTCGAGCGACACGTCGGACGACGAGTTCGAACGGTTTTAA
- a CDS encoding DUF1566 domain-containing protein yields the protein MALQFSPTAVLPTGQTTCHDADGREIPCPGSGQDAAHVRRGRIDGDRFVADGPELVADALTGLVWPRDAGLAGFPMPWGEALAFVAAWASQGRFGRSDWRLPNRRELRSLVSYGAARPALPPGHPFRNVFLGWYWTATTAAPAPGYAWYVHMEGGRMFYGRKDQDCLCWPVAGDMLLPRTGQLRCFDKAGEGIACAGTGQDGELRQGTPWPSPRFEVRGEAVRDRLTGLLWARAADAAGGTVAWEEALAVAAAFGEGWRLPDINELESLVDAECAFPALPAGHPFTHVGEAYWSSTTSAFEKNWAHALYLHKGAVGVGFKNGRDFLVWPVRGPEMI from the coding sequence ATGGCGCTTCAATTTTCTCCAACGGCGGTGCTGCCGACCGGGCAGACGACCTGCCACGATGCGGACGGTCGGGAAATTCCCTGCCCCGGCAGCGGCCAGGACGCGGCGCATGTCCGACGCGGGCGGATTGACGGGGACCGGTTTGTCGCGGACGGACCCGAACTGGTCGCCGACGCACTGACCGGCCTTGTCTGGCCACGTGACGCCGGGCTGGCCGGCTTCCCCATGCCCTGGGGCGAGGCCCTCGCTTTCGTCGCCGCCTGGGCCAGCCAGGGGCGCTTCGGCCGATCCGACTGGCGGCTGCCCAACCGCCGCGAGCTGCGAAGCCTCGTTTCCTACGGAGCCGCGCGTCCGGCCTTGCCGCCCGGCCATCCCTTTCGAAACGTCTTTCTCGGCTGGTACTGGACCGCGACAACCGCCGCGCCCGCGCCGGGCTATGCCTGGTACGTCCATATGGAGGGCGGGCGGATGTTTTACGGCCGCAAGGACCAGGACTGCCTGTGCTGGCCCGTGGCCGGGGACATGCTCTTGCCGCGCACCGGACAGCTCCGGTGCTTCGATAAAGCAGGGGAGGGCATCGCCTGCGCCGGCACCGGGCAGGACGGGGAGCTGCGCCAGGGAACGCCTTGGCCGAGTCCGCGTTTCGAGGTGCGCGGCGAGGCTGTGCGCGACCGGCTGACCGGCCTCCTCTGGGCCCGCGCGGCCGATGCGGCCGGGGGAACCGTTGCCTGGGAGGAGGCGCTGGCCGTTGCCGCCGCCTTTGGCGAGGGCTGGCGGTTGCCCGACATCAACGAGCTGGAATCCCTGGTCGACGCCGAGTGCGCCTTTCCGGCCCTGCCCGCCGGACACCCCTTCACGCACGTGGGCGAAGCCTACTGGTCTTCGACCACCAGCGCCTTTGAAAAAAATTGGGCCCACGCCCTCTACCTCCATAAGGGAGCCGTGGGCGTGGGCTTCAAAAACGGCCGGGATTTTCTGGTCTGGCCGGTTCGCGGCCCGGAAATGATCTAA
- a CDS encoding C-GCAxxG-C-C family protein → MSDATQVAVTHFSSGYNCSQSVLMALCAPYGLDTDTAARLATGFGVGMYRGATCGAVSGAMLAIGLFGGGGGPDNAAAKAATYDRIEDFYTCFRKLHGSLVCRELIGLDPSTPEGLERARREGRFKTLCMSFVRDATAIAAAIIEEPGQA, encoded by the coding sequence ATGTCTGACGCGACACAGGTGGCGGTGACGCATTTTTCGAGCGGCTACAACTGTTCCCAGTCCGTGCTCATGGCCCTTTGCGCGCCGTATGGACTGGATACGGACACGGCCGCGCGGCTGGCCACGGGATTTGGCGTGGGCATGTACCGGGGGGCGACCTGCGGGGCCGTATCCGGGGCCATGCTGGCGATCGGGCTTTTCGGCGGGGGCGGCGGTCCGGATAACGCTGCGGCCAAGGCCGCGACCTATGACCGCATCGAGGACTTTTACACCTGCTTTCGCAAGCTCCACGGTTCGCTTGTCTGCCGTGAACTCATCGGCCTGGACCCCTCCACCCCGGAAGGCCTTGAACGCGCCCGCCGGGAGGGCCGCTTCAAAACGCTCTGCATGTCCTTCGTGCGCGACGCCACGGCCATCGCCGCGGCCATTATCGAGGAACCGGGCCAAGCCTGA